GCCTTGCGGCTCGTCGGCGACGAGCAGGATGGCCTCGAGCCGGCGCGCGAGCGGCAGGTGCGAGCGGTCGGGCCGCTGCTCCTCGTCGGGCTGCGCCTCGGATGCCTCGGCTGCGTCGAGCGCGTCGGCGTCGGATGCGACGGGTGCGTCAGTGGTCATAGTCGGCTCCCAGGGTGCTGAGCTGGTCGTCGCGGAAGTCGTGGCCGGTCCACGTGATCGAGAGCTCGCCGAGCGGCTCGACCTGCTCGAAGCCGAGCGCACCGCGACGGTAGAGCTCGAGCACGGCCAGGAAGCGCGCCACGACGACGCCGCGGCTCTCGGCGCCGGCGACGAGCTCGCGGAACGATCGCGTGCCGCTGCCGCGCAGGATCGACACGACGTGCGCCGCCTGCTCGCGGATCGACACGAGCGGCGCGTGCAGGTGCGCGAGCCCCACGACGGGGATCTCGCGCGGCGTCATCGCGAGCAGCGCGAGGGCGGCGAAGTCGTCGGCAGACAGCGTCCACCGCAGCTCGGGTGCGCGGTTGCGGAATCGCTCCTCGAGCCGCACCGAGCGCGCGTGCCGCGTCGACTCGGCCGTGAGGCGTTCGTCGAACCAGGCGGCGGCGCCCTTGAACGCGCGGTACTGCAGCAGGCGGGCGAAGAGCAGGTCGCGCGCCTCGAGCAACGCGACGTCCTCGGCATCCACGACCTCGCCGGCGGGCAGCAGGCTCGCAACCTTCAGGTCGAGCAACGTGGCGGCGACGACGATGAACTCGCTCGCCTCGTCGAGCATCCCCTCGCCCTCGAGCGTCGACAGGTACGCGATGAACGCGTTCGTCACCTGTCCGAGCGCGATCTCGGTCACGTCGAGCCTGCGATTGCCGATGAGCGTCAGCAGCAGGTCGAACGGGCCGTCGAAGTGCTCCTGGTGGACGCGGAATCCGGTCGCGTCGTCGGCGGCGGCCTCGGGCTCGCCGTCGACCGTCGCGACGGCGGCGTCCTGCTCGGTCGACGCCTCGGGCTCGACCACGCGCTCCGTCACCGCGCGCCTCAGGCGACGGCGCCGCGGGCGATGAGCTCGCGCGCGACCTGGCGGTACGCATCCGACGCGGAGTGCTCGGGTGCGTACTGCGTGATGGGCGTGCCGGCGACCGATGCATCCGGGAACTTCACCGTGCGTCGGATGACGGTCTCGAGCACCGACGGCCCGAACGCCTCGACGACGCGCTGCAGCACCTCGCGCGAGTGCAGCGTGCGCGAGTCGTACATCGTCGCGAGGATGCCGTCGAGGCGCAGCGCCGGGTTGAGCCGGTCCTGCACCTTGTCGATCGTCTCCTTCAGCAGCGCGACGCCGCGCAGCGCGAAGTACTCGCACTCGAGCGGCACGAGCACGCCGTGCGCAGCCGTGAGCGCGTTGACCGTGAGCAGGCCGAGCGACGGCTGGCAGTCGACGAGGATGAGGTCGTAGTCGTCGGAGACCTGGCGCAGCACGCGCGCGAGGATCTGCTCGCGGGCGACCTCGCTCACGAGGTGCACCTCCGCGGCCGACAGGTCGATGTTCGCCGGGATGACGTCGAGGCCCTCGACGCTCGAGTGCTGGATCGCCTCGCGCGTGTCGCGCTTCGACGACAGCAGCAGGTCGTAGATCGTCGTCGCCTCGTGGTTCTCGATGCCGAGACCGGCCGAGAGCGCACCCTGCGGGTCGAAGTCGACGGCGAGCACGCGACGGCCGTACTCGGCGAGCGCGGCGCCGAGGTTGATGGTCGTCGTCGTCTTGCCGACGCCGCCCTTCTGATTGCACATCGCGATGATGCGCGCGGGCCCGTGTCCCGTCAGCGGGGCCGGCACGGGGAACTCCTGCAGCGGACGCCCCGTGGGTCCCATGGCGGGTGCGTCGAGGCCCGGCAGCGCTGCCGCCTGCTCCGTCCCACCGCTCATGTCGTCGAGTCTAGGTGCGCGCCGCGCACGCTCCTCGCAGCGCGAGCGGGCGTGTATCTCAACCACTGGTCGAAGGTTCGGGCGGGGTCCCAGCGGTCTCGACGGCTCGTGCGACGCGGTGCATGCCGGTCGACGGGTCGGCGCAGCAACCCCCTCCGTCGCGAGGATCGGATGCGCCATCGTGGAGCGATGGACCGCGACGCCGACCTCGAGCGCACGATGCTGCGCCTCGTCGACGAGCGCGCCCCCGATCGCACGATCTGCCCGAGCGACGTCGCCCGCGCCGTCGGCGACGCCGACTCGTGGCGCTCGCTCATGGACGCGACGCGCGCCGTCGCCGCCCGCCTCGCCGACGCCGGCGAGGTCGAGGTCACGCAGCGCGGCACGGTCGTCGACGCGCGCACCGCCCGCGGGCCCGTGCGCATCCGCCGCCCGCGCTGACCCCGGCCCGAGCGTCGCCGCGCGCTTGCGTTCTGCAGGCGATCAGGGGTGGCAGAGGGGCATCTTCCCTCCGCCCACCCGAATCGCCTGCGAAGCGCAGACGGGAAGGCTGGACGCAGTCAGGCCGAGCCCGTGAGGCGCAGGAAGCCGGAGAGCTGCGCGAGGCCGTCGGCCTTGTACGGCAGCGAGTCGGCGATGCGGGGCGAGAAGACGACGTACGACGACCACTGCGCGCGCGAGATCGCCACGTTCATGCGGTTGCGATCGAGGGCGAACTCCGGGCCGCGCGGGGCGTCGTCGGCGCTCGACGCCGTCGTCGACATGATCGCCACGACCGCCTCCTGGCCTTGGAAGCGGTCGACGGTACCGACCCGCGTCTCGTGCAGGCCTGCGGCGTCGAGCGCGCGGCGCAGCAGCGACACCTGCGCGTTGTACGGGGCGACCACGATGACGTCGGCGGCCGTGAGCGGCCGCGACTCGTCGGATCGCGATGGATCGAGCCACTCGCGACCGAGCTGGTCGCGCACGATGCGCACGACCTCGACGGCCTCCTCGGGCGATTCGACGCCGTTCCCCACGTGGTCGACGGGCACGGCGTGCACGCCCGGCGAGCCCGCGAGCCTCCGCGCCGCCGCGACGGGCGCCGACGTCAGCTGTCGGTCGTACGACAGCGCCGACACGGCCTCGCACAGCACGGGATGCATGCGCCACGACTGCGCGAGGAAGACGCCGAAGCGGTCGGGCAGCACGTGATCGTCGCCCGACAGCCAACCGAGCGCCGAGCGGTCGATGGGCTCGGGATGCGTGCCCTGGCTCACCTGCGGCAGCTGCTGCGGATCCCCGAGCAGCAGCAGGCGGTCGGCGGCGATCGAGCACGCGATCGTGTTCGCGAGCGAGAACTGCCCGGCCTCGTCGATGACGAGCAGGTCGAGCGCGTGCCTGGGCACCTGGTCGGCGTTCGCGAACGTCCACGCCGTGCCACCGACGATGCGGCCGCCGTCGCGCGCGAGGAAGGCCGCGATGTCGCGCGTCTCGAGCGGCGTGCCCGGCACGGTCGTCGCGCCGCTCTTCGGCTTCTTGCCGACGCGGTCGGCCGGCACGCCCAGGTCGATGGCCTTCTGCAGCAGGTGCTCGACCACGTCGTGCGACTGCGCCACGACGCCGATCTTCCAGCCGCGCTCCGCGAGCGCGCGCAGCACCGTCGCGCCGACGTGCGTCTTGCCCGAGCCGGGCGGTCCCTGCACGGCGAGGTACGACCGGTGCATGCCCTCGAGCGCGTGCACGATGCGCTCGGCGGGCGTGCCGGCGTCGGCGGCGAGCAGGCCGCCGCGTACGCGCGGGGGCTCGCGGCGCAGCAGGTCGAGCGCCGAGTCCGCGATCGGCGTGGCGCTGGCGGCCACGTGCTCGCCCCACTCGAGGATCGCGGCACGCTGCTTCGGCGTCGGGATGGGGCGCGACGGCGTGAGCGCGAGCGGCAGCTGCGACCAGCCGACGCCGTCGGCGGCGCGCTCGTCGAGCACGACCGTCCACGTGCCGGAGTCCTCGGTCGCCTCGACGACCTCGACGTCGGCGTGCGCGCGGTACGTCGCGCCGTCGTCGACGTCGCCGAACGGCGCGGGCGAGTCGTAGACGACGAACGGGCGGTCGCCCGTGCTCAGGCGAGAGCCCGCAGCCATGGGCCCGACGAGTCGCAGCCGGCGTCGCGGCTGCCTGGCGCGCGGCGGCGTCTGCCAGCCGTCGACGACCTCGATCGCGACGTCGGTGGGCGCGAGCACGTCGCGCTGGTCGCGCCACAGGTCGACGTGCCCGTCGAGCCGTGCGAAGTGCTCGCCCCAGTAGGCCGTGTCCTCGCGTCGGTGGTACTCGACCGCCGCGGCGGCGAGGGCGACGGCGGCTTGGTCGTCGGTGCGCTCCTTCGCCGGCACGTGCGCGATCGTGGCGCGCAGGCGCGCATCCACCGCGTCCTCCCGCGCCTCGAGGCGCTCCGAGGCCGTCGACTCCACGACGATGCGGCGGCGTCGCGGCACGCCCGCGTCGTCGGCGAGCCCCACGAGCCAGTCGCGCAGGCCCGCGGTCGCGGCGCAGTCGTACTGGTTGTAGTCGCCGATCTCGCCGAGCAGCGCATCCGCCTCGTCGGCCCGTCCCTCGCCGCGCAGCTCGCCGACGCGCTGGTAGGCGACGATCGACGCGCCACCGTCCTTCACGGCGCTGTCGCGCAGCCGCGAACCCATGAACAGCGGCTCGAGGCGCTTGAGCGAGTACGACGACTCCGAGATGCGCACGGCGCCGCGCACGATCGGGTAGAGGTCGACGAGCACGTCGTCGGCGAGCAGGTCGCGCACCTCGTCCTCGCGGATGCCGTGGCTCGCCGAGATCGACCGCAGATGCGTCACCTCGTAGGGCGCGTAGTGGTAGACGTGCAGGTCGGGCCACCACTGTCGCCGTGCGGCGAGCCAGTCGAGGAAGTCCTCGAGCGCGCGCCCCTCGGCGGCGAAGTCGTGCGCCCAGAAGGCCGTGAAGACCTCCTCGCCGGTGTCGTACGTCGTGGCGCCGAACAGGTAGTCGATGCCCCAGTGCTCGCCGTCCCACCAGAGCGGGTCGCCCTCGAAGTCGAAGAAGACGTCGCCGGGGCTCGGCTCGGGCAGCCGACCGAGCACGCGCGCGTCGAAGAGCTCGTGCAGCACACCCGTCTCGGGCGCCGCGAGCTGCAGCCGCGCCTGCACGCGCAGCGAGGCGAGCGTCGCGTCGCCCACGCCCGGCACGGCGCCCGACGATGCAGCGAGGTCGTCGATCGTGGCGATGCCCGCAGCCCGCATCCGCTCGCGCTGCGTCACGCGCAGGCTCGCGACGAGCAGCAGGTCGCGCGTGCGCCCGACCTCCACGGTGCACGTCGCGCAGCGACCGCACTGGCGGATCCCCGGCGTGTCCCACGCGATGGGCTCGGATGCCGCACGGCGTTCGGCGAGCAGCGTGCGCATGCGCCCCACGGCGCGCTCGAAGACCGGGAGCACGTCGTCGAGGCTGTGCGTCGTGGTCTCGCCGGAGCCGAGCATGAGGTGCACGTCGTCGTGCACGGGGATGCCCTCTCGCTGCAGCTCGAGCGCGTAGGCGGCGAGCTGCAGCAGCGCCGTCGTCTTCGCGCTGCGCGCGAGCTTGGCGTCGTAGACGGCGTACGCCCACGAGCCGTCGCGCCGCTGCTCGCGCACGAGGAAGTCGGCGAAGCCCATGAACCCCGTCGTCTCGTCGAGGAACGTCGCCTGGAACGCGACGTCGGCGCCATCGCGCATCGCCGCGAGCGACGCATCGCGGGCTGCAGCGAGGCCGGCGATCGACATGGGCTCGGGCCTCGCGATCTCGACGACGCGGTAGCCGGGCTCGCGCGCGGCGCGATCGCGGTACGTCTGCAGGATGCGCTCCTCGTGCGCGTCGCCGAGGCGGCCGGCGCGCGCGAGCATCGGGTCGTCGACGTCGTCGACCTTGTCGATGCGTCCGAGCTTCGCGTCGAGCGCGCGCAGCATCGCGAACTCGCACTCGCTCGCGGCCTTCAGGTCGCTCGCACTGTGCAGCAGCAGACCCTCGCGCACGAACATGCTCGTCACGGTACCGGCGACCACCGACGCGCGAGGCGTGGGCCAGACACCGCAGCCGGGCGCTGACGCCCGACCGTCACCACCCGGCCACCCCGGCGTCACCCGTGCCGCGTAGCCTCGCGCCGGGAGGCCCATGGACCCGGTGCTCGACGCGATCGTCGCGATGGCGGCGTCGCCGTGGGCGCTCGTCGTCGTCGCGGCGCTGTGCATCGTCGACTCGATCGTGCCGCCGCTGCCGACCGAGGCCGTCGTCATCGCGCTCGTCACGCTCGGCGCGGCGGGCGACGCCCCGCATCCCGTCGCGATCGGCGCGACGATCGCGATCGCCGCGACGCTCGGCGACTCGCTCGCCTACGTGCTCGGTCGCACGGTGGCGTCGCGCAGGTGGCTGCGCCACCGTCGCATCCGCACGCTCGCCCGGCAGGCGTCGACGCTGCTGCGCCTCCGCGGCGCCTCGATCGTCGTCGCCGCGCGATTCGTGCCGGGCCTGCGCGTCGCCGTGAACGCGACGGCCGGCGCCGTGCGGATGGATGCGCGCCGCTTCGTGCCGCTCGTCGCGACCGCCGCGACGCTGTGGGCGACGATCACGGTGCTCATCGGCGTCGGCGCCGCGTGGGCGCTCGGCGACTCCCCCGTGCTCGCGGCCCTCGCAGGTGCGATCGCGGGCCTCGGCGTCGGCCTCGCG
The sequence above is a segment of the Agrococcus jejuensis genome. Coding sequences within it:
- a CDS encoding segregation and condensation protein A — protein: MTERVVEPEASTEQDAAVATVDGEPEAAADDATGFRVHQEHFDGPFDLLLTLIGNRRLDVTEIALGQVTNAFIAYLSTLEGEGMLDEASEFIVVAATLLDLKVASLLPAGEVVDAEDVALLEARDLLFARLLQYRAFKGAAAWFDERLTAESTRHARSVRLEERFRNRAPELRWTLSADDFAALALLAMTPREIPVVGLAHLHAPLVSIREQAAHVVSILRGSGTRSFRELVAGAESRGVVVARFLAVLELYRRGALGFEQVEPLGELSITWTGHDFRDDQLSTLGADYDH
- a CDS encoding ParA family protein, with the translated sequence MSGGTEQAAALPGLDAPAMGPTGRPLQEFPVPAPLTGHGPARIIAMCNQKGGVGKTTTTINLGAALAEYGRRVLAVDFDPQGALSAGLGIENHEATTIYDLLLSSKRDTREAIQHSSVEGLDVIPANIDLSAAEVHLVSEVAREQILARVLRQVSDDYDLILVDCQPSLGLLTVNALTAAHGVLVPLECEYFALRGVALLKETIDKVQDRLNPALRLDGILATMYDSRTLHSREVLQRVVEAFGPSVLETVIRRTVKFPDASVAGTPITQYAPEHSASDAYRQVARELIARGAVA
- a CDS encoding DUF3253 domain-containing protein, which codes for MDRDADLERTMLRLVDERAPDRTICPSDVARAVGDADSWRSLMDATRAVAARLADAGEVEVTQRGTVVDARTARGPVRIRRPR
- a CDS encoding TM0106 family RecB-like putative nuclease, with amino-acid sequence MFVREGLLLHSASDLKAASECEFAMLRALDAKLGRIDKVDDVDDPMLARAGRLGDAHEERILQTYRDRAAREPGYRVVEIARPEPMSIAGLAAARDASLAAMRDGADVAFQATFLDETTGFMGFADFLVREQRRDGSWAYAVYDAKLARSAKTTALLQLAAYALELQREGIPVHDDVHLMLGSGETTTHSLDDVLPVFERAVGRMRTLLAERRAASEPIAWDTPGIRQCGRCATCTVEVGRTRDLLLVASLRVTQRERMRAAGIATIDDLAASSGAVPGVGDATLASLRVQARLQLAAPETGVLHELFDARVLGRLPEPSPGDVFFDFEGDPLWWDGEHWGIDYLFGATTYDTGEEVFTAFWAHDFAAEGRALEDFLDWLAARRQWWPDLHVYHYAPYEVTHLRSISASHGIREDEVRDLLADDVLVDLYPIVRGAVRISESSYSLKRLEPLFMGSRLRDSAVKDGGASIVAYQRVGELRGEGRADEADALLGEIGDYNQYDCAATAGLRDWLVGLADDAGVPRRRRIVVESTASERLEAREDAVDARLRATIAHVPAKERTDDQAAVALAAAAVEYHRREDTAYWGEHFARLDGHVDLWRDQRDVLAPTDVAIEVVDGWQTPPRARQPRRRLRLVGPMAAGSRLSTGDRPFVVYDSPAPFGDVDDGATYRAHADVEVVEATEDSGTWTVVLDERAADGVGWSQLPLALTPSRPIPTPKQRAAILEWGEHVAASATPIADSALDLLRREPPRVRGGLLAADAGTPAERIVHALEGMHRSYLAVQGPPGSGKTHVGATVLRALAERGWKIGVVAQSHDVVEHLLQKAIDLGVPADRVGKKPKSGATTVPGTPLETRDIAAFLARDGGRIVGGTAWTFANADQVPRHALDLLVIDEAGQFSLANTIACSIAADRLLLLGDPQQLPQVSQGTHPEPIDRSALGWLSGDDHVLPDRFGVFLAQSWRMHPVLCEAVSALSYDRQLTSAPVAAARRLAGSPGVHAVPVDHVGNGVESPEEAVEVVRIVRDQLGREWLDPSRSDESRPLTAADVIVVAPYNAQVSLLRRALDAAGLHETRVGTVDRFQGQEAVVAIMSTTASSADDAPRGPEFALDRNRMNVAISRAQWSSYVVFSPRIADSLPYKADGLAQLSGFLRLTGSA
- a CDS encoding DedA family protein; the protein is MDPVLDAIVAMAASPWALVVVAALCIVDSIVPPLPTEAVVIALVTLGAAGDAPHPVAIGATIAIAATLGDSLAYVLGRTVASRRWLRHRRIRTLARQASTLLRLRGASIVVAARFVPGLRVAVNATAGAVRMDARRFVPLVATAATLWATITVLIGVGAAWALGDSPVLAALAGAIAGLGVGLAVDAILRRRGVTTPA